CGCCGCCACAAAATTTTTCATGATGATCCAGAATACCGATACGGGCAGACATGCTAATATTCGATACTTTTTTAATATAATCATAACCCAATGTAGAATGATTTTGCATTTCATTAGATTCCTCTTCGGAGAGCATCCCTTCTTTGCAAAGAATATCTTTTTTGACAAATACTTTACCGATGTCGTGCAGCATCGCACCTAAACCTAAATCGCACAATTGTTCGCGACGCAAACCCAAAGCAGTTCCTAATACGATCGATAGAACCGCAACATTGACAGAATGAAAATACGTATAATCGTCAAAAACTTTCAGATCAACCATATTGATGACGATATTGCTATTTTGAAGAATTTCATCGACAATCGACTCAATCTGTTTTTGCATATGATTGAAAGTTTGTTTTTTTATAGGACCTTTTTTTTCGGAAGTGATAAAAACCTCTTTGACACATTTAACGGTTTCAGCACGGACACCATCATTAATAATATTGATAATTTGAATATCTTTAGAAAGGTCATCTTCAACATAGACCCCATTATAATTCAGTTTTGCAATTCGTTCGATATAATCTTCAGTGAGAATGGTATCTTTGGCAAGAATCAATTCACCTCGTTCACCCCAAAGATTATTTCCTAACATCATTCCTTCGCGCAGGCAAAATGTTGGTACATATCTCATGGCTTTTCCTCCCGACAAAATTACCTTTAGAAAGGCTGGACTTAAGTATTTATTATACCTAAGAAGTACTTATTTTTGCAATCAAAATTTAGATATATTTAGTCAGAAATAGTGGCTGCCGAATAATTAAAGATCAATATGATTTTATTTCGATAATAATATCATTAAAACTGATTAAAGGCGATAAACGCATTGATAAGCAAAGCGGAGGTCGCGTCAAGGTCAGCTGTTGGTTCGTTTAGAAGCGACAAACATCATGATCCTGTCCAAAAGGAGCAAACCGGGCTAAAAAAGCAGCAGTGAAAAAATGTCCCAAAAACATCGAGAAAGCGGTGCTTTT
This is a stretch of genomic DNA from Acetobacterium woodii DSM 1030. It encodes these proteins:
- a CDS encoding HD-GYP domain-containing protein, translating into MRYVPTFCLREGMMLGNNLWGERGELILAKDTILTEDYIERIAKLNYNGVYVEDDLSKDIQIINIINDGVRAETVKCVKEVFITSEKKGPIKKQTFNHMQKQIESIVDEILQNSNIVINMVDLKVFDDYTYFHSVNVAVLSIVLGTALGLRREQLCDLGLGAMLHDIGKVFVKKDILCKEGMLSEEESNEMQNHSTLGYDYIKKVSNISMSARIGILDHHEKFCGGGYPNNLKEEQISLYGRIISIADVYDAMTSDRPYRKAIIPSEVIEYIMGSSHTLFDPDLVDIFIRKIAPYPIGTTVELSNRLTGIIIQNYEDFSMRPTVRIFKKDGEDIPPYEINLSDRNYLNITITGVL